From Coffea arabica cultivar ET-39 chromosome 9c, Coffea Arabica ET-39 HiFi, whole genome shotgun sequence, one genomic window encodes:
- the LOC113708625 gene encoding uncharacterized protein, giving the protein MSSRGADSPSPADDIGIAFPECDRLHRALSDCHRRMPAGPSRQAACRLLNHSLAQCLVAVACPNESEAVRNLCSSGGTALKRHQCRQAQQSLAVCLSSRQLQES; this is encoded by the coding sequence ATGTCGAGTAGAGGAGCCGACTCCCCGTCACCAGCCGATGACATTGGCATTGCTTTCCCGGAGTGCGACCGCCTCCACCGGGCCTTATCAGATTGCCACCGGCGGATGCCGGCGGGTCCATCTCGGCAGGCGGCATGCCGCCTCCTGAATCACTCTCTAGCCCAGTGTTTAGTAGCGGTAGCTTGTCCAAATGAATCAGAAGCCGTCCGAAACCTCTGCTCCAGCGGCGGCACCGCCCTCAAGCGCCACCAGTGCCGGCAGGCTCAGCAATCTCTCGCTGTCTGCCTCTCCTCGCGTCAGCTTCAAGAATCCTAA
- the LOC113708620 gene encoding uncharacterized protein isoform X1 has translation MAGSSLEDVSASGAFMRKPSTFRNAISRDPNSPFPAEAGRYHLYVSYGCPWASRCLACFKIKGLDKIISFTAVKINWARTKDTDEHMGWVFPASSTEEPGADPDPLNGAKSIRELYEIASSNYSGRYTVPVLWDKKTKTIVNNESAEIIRMLNTEFNDLAENPELDLYPSHLQSQIDEINRWIYEEINNGVYKCGFARKQEPYDEAVKKLYEALDKCEEMLSKQRYLCGGTVTEADIRLFVTLIRFDEKLILDNHIPSSSAYAVYFKCNKKLLREYPNLFNYTKDIFQLPGISSTVKMDFIKKGYGSLSSNNPSGIIACGPDIDYSSPHDRSRF, from the exons ATGGCTGGCTCTTCTCTTGAAGATGTTTCAGCATCTGGAGCATTTATGAGAAAGCCCTCAACCTTCCGGAATGCAATCTCACGAGATCCAAACTCTCCTTTCCCTGCAGAGGCTGGAAGGTATCACCTATATGTATCATATGGTTGCCCCTGGGCATCCAGGTGCCTGGCATGCTTTAAGATCAAAGGACTGGACAAAATCATCAGCTTTACG GCTGTTAAAATCAATTGGGCAAGGACCAAGGATACTGATGAGCACATGGGATGGGTTTTTCCTGCTTCAAGTACAGAAGAACCTGGTGCAGATCCTGATCCTTTAAATGGGGCTAAAAGTATCAGAGAACTGTACGAGATTGCGAGCTCAAACTACTCAGGAAGATATACAGTTCCT GTTCTTTGGGATAAGAAAACGAAAACCATTGTCAATAACGAGAGTGCAGAGATAATCCGGATGTTGAATACAGAGTTCAATGATCTAGCTGAGAATCCAGAGTTGGACCTCTACCCTTCCCATTTGCAATCTCAAATTGATGAGATAAACAGGTGGATTTATGAGGAAATAAATAATGGAGTATACAAGTGTGGGTTTGCAAGGAAGCAAGAACCTTACGACGAG GCAGTGAAAAAGTTATACGAAGCCCTGGACAAATGTGAGGAGATGCTCAGCAAGCAGAGATACTTGTGTGGTGGAACTGTGACTGAAGCAGACATTCGTTTGTTCGTCACCCTCATAAGGTTTGATGAG AAACTAATCTTGGATAATCACATCCCCTCTTCCTCG GCTTATGCAGTGTACTTCAAGTGCAACAAGAAGCTACTACGAGAATATCCAAATCTTTTCAATTACACCAAGGACATTTTCCAGTTACCTGGGATCAGTTCCACTGTCAAGATGGATTTCATCAAGAAGGGCTACGGAAGTCTTTCATCTAACAATCCTTCTGGAATCATCGCCTGCGGTCCAGATATCGACTACTCCTCTCCGCATGACAGATCAAGATTCTAA
- the LOC113708620 gene encoding uncharacterized protein isoform X2 translates to MAGSSLEDVSASGAFMRKPSTFRNAISRDPNSPFPAEAGRYHLYVSYGCPWASRCLACFKIKGLDKIISFTAVKINWARTKDTDEHMGWVFPASSTEEPGADPDPLNGAKSIRELYEIASSNYSGRYTVPVLWDKKTKTIVNNESAEIIRMLNTEFNDLAENPELDLYPSHLQSQIDEINRWIYEEINNGVYKCGFARKQEPYDEAVKKLYEALDKCEEMLSKQRYLCGGTVTEADIRLFVTLIRFDEAYAVYFKCNKKLLREYPNLFNYTKDIFQLPGISSTVKMDFIKKGYGSLSSNNPSGIIACGPDIDYSSPHDRSRF, encoded by the exons ATGGCTGGCTCTTCTCTTGAAGATGTTTCAGCATCTGGAGCATTTATGAGAAAGCCCTCAACCTTCCGGAATGCAATCTCACGAGATCCAAACTCTCCTTTCCCTGCAGAGGCTGGAAGGTATCACCTATATGTATCATATGGTTGCCCCTGGGCATCCAGGTGCCTGGCATGCTTTAAGATCAAAGGACTGGACAAAATCATCAGCTTTACG GCTGTTAAAATCAATTGGGCAAGGACCAAGGATACTGATGAGCACATGGGATGGGTTTTTCCTGCTTCAAGTACAGAAGAACCTGGTGCAGATCCTGATCCTTTAAATGGGGCTAAAAGTATCAGAGAACTGTACGAGATTGCGAGCTCAAACTACTCAGGAAGATATACAGTTCCT GTTCTTTGGGATAAGAAAACGAAAACCATTGTCAATAACGAGAGTGCAGAGATAATCCGGATGTTGAATACAGAGTTCAATGATCTAGCTGAGAATCCAGAGTTGGACCTCTACCCTTCCCATTTGCAATCTCAAATTGATGAGATAAACAGGTGGATTTATGAGGAAATAAATAATGGAGTATACAAGTGTGGGTTTGCAAGGAAGCAAGAACCTTACGACGAG GCAGTGAAAAAGTTATACGAAGCCCTGGACAAATGTGAGGAGATGCTCAGCAAGCAGAGATACTTGTGTGGTGGAACTGTGACTGAAGCAGACATTCGTTTGTTCGTCACCCTCATAAGGTTTGATGAG GCTTATGCAGTGTACTTCAAGTGCAACAAGAAGCTACTACGAGAATATCCAAATCTTTTCAATTACACCAAGGACATTTTCCAGTTACCTGGGATCAGTTCCACTGTCAAGATGGATTTCATCAAGAAGGGCTACGGAAGTCTTTCATCTAACAATCCTTCTGGAATCATCGCCTGCGGTCCAGATATCGACTACTCCTCTCCGCATGACAGATCAAGATTCTAA